CTCGTCCCCGCGTTTGAGGCTTGAGGCCGGGACGGTTTGTCCGCCGGGCAGGCGCGCAACCAGTTCGGATTTGGTCGCCTTGAGCGAGGCTGCCTGCGCACGTCCGCGCCCTTCCGCCAGTGCTTCGGCGAAGGTGCCAAACAGGACGGTCAGCCACAGCCAGACGATCAACTGCAACTGGAAACCGAAGGCCAGACCCTCTCCGCCCAGTGCCAGCAGCACAGTCAGGAGAACGGCGATCACAGCCGTGGTGAACAGAACCGGGTTTTTAACAAGCTGACGCGGATCGAGCTTGCGAACGGCGTCGCCCATCGCCGGGCCGATAAGGCGCGCCGAAAAGATGGAGGATGGGTTTGTCATGTCAGAATGTCCTCAGAAAAGCTGGCCGCTGGCCACCGCGAGGTGATCCGCAACGGGGCCGAGCGCGAGGCTGGGGAGGAAGGTCAAACCGCCGACGATCAGGATGATCCCCACGAGCAGGCCAATCCACAGCCCGCCGGTCGTCGGGAATGATCCCGTGGTTTCGGGCGTGTATTTTTTGGCGGCGAGACTGCCGGCGATGGCCAGAACAGGGATGATCACGAAGAATCGCCCGATCCACATCGCCGCGCCCAGAAGGCCGTTGTAGAACGGCGTGCCCGATGTGATCCCGGCGAAGGCTGATCCGTTGTTCCCCGTGGCGGAACTGAATGCATAGAGGATTTCTGAAAAGCCGTGCGGCCCTGCATTCAGCGGCCCCGCGAGCCCTTGCGGGGTGACCGCCGCGAGTGTGGTGAAACCCAGAATGCACAACGGCAACATTGCGATCGCCAGCACGGCCAGCTTTACTTCGCGTGCCTCAATCTTTTTGCCGACATATTCGGGGGTGCGCCCCACCATCAATCCGGCGACGAACACGGCCAGCAAGGCAAAAAGCAGGAAGCCGTAGATGCCCGCACCCACGCCGCCGATCACGATTTCACCCAGTTGCATATTGAACAGCGGGATCATGCCGCCCAGCGCGGTGAAGCTGTCGTGCATGGCATTCACGGCACCGCAGGATGCAGCGGTTGTAACCACCGAGAAAAGCGCGCTGGCGGCAATGCCAAAGCGCAGTTCCTTGCCTTCCATATTGCCACCGGCCACACCCAGTTGGTGCAGCATGGGATTGCCTGCCGCTTCCTGCCAGTAGACAATCGTTGTCCCGGCCAGGAACAGGATCAGCATTGCGCTGAAAATGGCCCAGCCTTGCCGGGTGTTGCCCACGGCCTTGCCAAAACACCAGGTCATCCCAGCGCCGATCACGAAGATCGAGAGCATCTCCGCGAAATTGGTCAGGGCGGTGGGGTTTTCGAAGGGGTGGGCGGAATTGGCATTGAAGAAACCGCCACCATTGGTGCCCAGCAATTTGATCGCTTCCTGCGATGCCACCGGTCCAAGCACGATGCTTTGCCTCGCGCCTTCAAGCGTGGTGGCCTCGACAAGGCTGGTGAATGTCTGCGGCACGCCGCTGGCCACAAGAAACAGCGCATAGCCGACACAGATGGGCAAGAGCAGATAGAGCGTGATGCGGGTCAGATCGGCCCAGAAATTGCCGAGTGTCGCCTGGTTGCGCCCGGTATCACCACCTTCGCCATGACGGGCGAACCCGCGAAACAGTGCGAAAGCAATGGCAATGCCGGTTGCCGCCGACAGGAAGTTATGGATCGTCAGCCCCAGCATCTGGCTGAGATTGGAAAGCGCGACTTCGCCGGAATACCATTGCCAATTGGTATTGGCCGTGAAGCTTATGGCGGTGTTGAATGCGCCGTCCGCGCCCATGGATTCCAGCCCGCGCGGGTTCATCGGCAGAACCGCCTGCAGGCGAAGCATGGCATAAGTGAACAACCAGGTTGCGATCTGGAACAGGAGCATGTGCACCGCATAAGTGCGCCAGTTCTGTTCCGCTGCGGGATCAATGCCAGCCAGCTTGTAAAAGCCGCGTTCCAGCGGGCCAAGGACAGCATGGAACGGTGTGCGTCGGCCTTCGTACAATGCGAATAGCCACATCCCGACTGGCTTTGTCAGTGCGACAAGAACGGCGGTAAAGCCAAGGATCAGTATCCAGCCCTGAATGGTCATGGCGTGCGTCCTTTCAGAACCGCTCGGGCCGCAGCAGTGCGGCGATGAGATAGGCGAGAAGGCCAAGCGCGGTGGCACCGGCCAAGATGAGTTCGATAGTCATCGGCTGGCCTCACACGCTTTCGCAAAGGCGGAGATAGGCGAGGGTCAGCAGGGCCAGCCCCGCCAGGGCACCGAGCCAGATCAGGTCATTCATCGGGTATTTCCTCGCGTAGTGAAGGAGGTGAACTTGCTGCTGCGGGGGACCGGCACGGGGCGGAACAGTTCGGGGCCAATAATCAGAAGAGGCCAGCCGACGCTCCAGCTCTGAATGACCACAATCGCAGCAAGGTATTCCCCCGCACGGGGATCGTGTGCGGGGAACTGATGCACCGAACGGTAAAGCCAGATTGCGGAAGCCGCGCACAATGCCAGTATCGCAAGACCCAGTCCGCGCAGAACGACCCCGCGCAGAACGATCTGGCCCGTCCACCAGCGCTTTGCGAACTGGCTACGGTTTATGACGGCATGCATCGGCCCACTCCGGCAGCATCCCCCTTGGGAACATCCGGCATGAATGTGGGGCGAAGCCCGATTAAGGTTCCACGGGGAACGTGGGCCTTGTCATAAAGAATGTATAAAAGGTGCCGGGGCAGGGGGAGTCATGGCATGACCATGATCGGAGCGTCTGCTGAACCCGGCGTACTCGCCCCGGCGCGCGCCTTCAGACGGATTGGCCGTCATCAATGGTAATGACCGCGCCGGTCATATGCAGCGACGCATCCGAACAAAGATAAACGGCCATGTCGTCAAGCGATTCTGCCGGTTGCAGGCGGCGGCGGTTGAAACTGGCGATCTGCGCCTTGCCAGCGTCTGTCTGGAACCAGTCATGCGCCATTTCGGTCAGGATATAGCCCGGCTGGATCACATTGACGTTGATCCCCTGCCTGACCCATTCCTGTGCCAGATTGCGACCGAGATGGGCGACGGCGGCTTTGCTGGCGGAATAGGCGCTGGTGCCATCACCGGTCTGGTCGGCGGTAATCGAGCCGATCAGGAGAATGCGTCCGCGGCCCGTGGCCCGGCTGTCGGCGGCGATCATGCGCTTTGCGCCTTCGCGGGCGGTCAGAAACACCCCGATCACATTCGTATCGAATATGGTCTTCAGCGCAGACAGCGGCGTTTCCGTGGAACGGCCCGCTGCAGTGACCCCCGCATTGGCAATGATCGTGTCGACCGGTCCGAAGGCGGATTCGGCTGCATCCAGTGCCGCGATAACAGAGGTTTCGTCGGCAACATCCAGCGGCACGGCGATGGCCTCTGCGCCATTGGCGCGCAATTCGGCAACAAGCGTTTCCATCGGTTCCACCCGCCGTGCGCCGAGAACAAGGTGTGCACCTTGCCGGGCGAACAGACGCGCAAAATGCATGCCCAGACCCGAAGACGCGCCAGTGATCAGGCATGTCCGCCCATGAAGATCGTGCATTGTCTGGCTCTCCCGTCGATCCGTGGTCCCGAGCCGTCATGTAGCGACGGCTGACCGGACATGTCTATTGCGCAGGCACAGTTCTTCGCACTGGCGCGGGCGGGCGATATTCGACTAGGAGGAGGCGACAGAGGACGAGAAAACAATGAATGATCAGGACACATTCGGCGGTACCGCAGCAGTCCGCGACGGGTTTGCTTTCGATACGGCTGCGCTCGCGCGCTGGATGGACGACAATGTCGAAGGGTATGCGGGGCCTTTGCAGGTCGAACAATTCAAGGGTGGCCAGTCCAATCCGACATACAAACTGATCACACCCGGCCGCGACTATGTCATGCGGCGCAAACCCCCCGGGCAACTGGTCAAGGGCGCGCATGCCATCGATCGCGAAGCGCGGGTTATCGGGGCCCTTGGTGGCACGGGGTTTCCCGTGGCGCGCCTTTACGGCCTGTGCATGGATGACAATGTCATCGGCACATGGTTCTACATCATGGAGATGGTCGAGGGGCGCAATTTCTGGGATGCGACGTTCCCCGATCTGTCACGGGACGAACGACCAGCCTATTTCGATGCCATGGTTTCCGCGCTCGCCCAGTTGCATTCGCTGGATCATGTGGCGTTGGGGTTGGAGGATTTTGGCAAACCGGGCAATTATTTCGAACGGCAGATTTCGCGCTGGTCGCGGCAATATCTGGACGATCCCGAAGCGGGGCGCAGCGCGGATATGGACTGGCTGATCGAATGGTTGCCCGGGAATATTCCCGAAGGCGACGAAACCAGCCTGATTCACGGGGATTTTCGCTGCGATAACATGATTTTCCACCCCACCGAGCCGCGCATTCGGGCCGTTCTGGATTGGGAACTGTCCACACTGGGCCATCCGCTGGGCGATTTCGGGCATCACGCGATGATGTATCATATGCCGCCGCATATCGTGGCGGGGCTGGGAGGCGCCGATATTTCGGATCTCAATATCCCTGGCGAAGATCAATATCTTGCGCGCTACTGCGAGCTGACGGGGCGGACGGATATCCCGTACTGGAACTTCTATCTGGCGTTCAATTTTTTCCGGCTCGGCGCGATTCTCCACGGTATCAAGGGGCGTTACTTGCGCGGAACCGCCTCATCGGAACAGGCGAAGCGGCGCGGGGATGCATTTCCGTTGCTCGGTGAAATCGGTCGTGGGCTGGCGCAGGGCGGATGATGCACGGATATTCAGGTGCTTGTATGATCTGTCCCAAAATGGGGCCATATTGTGGTTTTGCACGCTTACGCCTAGATGCATGTCATGCCCGGTGAACTGTTAGATAATAAGGGTCGGGGTGAAGCAGCTTGGCGTTGGCCGGCGATTCACCCCGAAGGTCGCAAATTTGCGCTGATCGCTGCTGCGGTCTGCGTCGTCACGGCGTTTCTCGCGTGGGAGACCGTTGCATGGCCTCTGGCCGTGCTGACGCTGTGCATTCTGGCGTTTTTCCGTGATCCGGAACGCGTCGTGCCGCAAGATCCGGCTTGTGTGATAGCACCGGCCGACGGTCTGGTCAGTCTGATCCAGCAAGTTCCGCCTCCGCGCGAGCTTCAGCTGGCTGACGGGACAGGCGCCCCCGCGTTGGGTAGTGAGCCCGTCACGCGGATTTCCATTTTCATGAGCGTGTTCGATGTACACATCAATCGCGCGCCGATCAGCGGCACTATCCGCCGAGTGATCTATCTTCCAGGCAAGTTTCTCAACGCCGATCTCGACAAGGCGAGCGAGGAAAACGAGCGCCAACACATTCTGATCGAACGCAGTGACGGGGTGGCGATCGCCTTTACCCAGATCGCCGGTCTGGTAGCGCGGCGTATCGTGCCCTTTGTGAAGACCGGGGATACGATGGCTGTTGGTCAACGGGTTGGCTTGATCCGTTTCGGCAGCCGGGTTGACGTGTATCTGCCGCAGGGAACCGACGCGAAAGTGGTGTTGGGCCAGAAGGTTGTGGCCGGAGAAACGGTTCTGGCGGAACTGGGCAAGCAGCAGTTGATCGAGGGTATCGCGCAATGAGCGAGGGACCCCGGCAGTACGGGCTGACGGGGTTGCCGCGCGGTTTGACGCTGCGCGCGCTGGTTCCCAACGCGATCACGGTCGCGGCATTGTGTTCGGGCCTTACAGGTATCCGGTTCGGCATAGACGGTAACTGGACGATGGCAATCATCGCGGTGATCCTGGCCGGGTTACTCGATGGGATCGACGGGCGGATTGCGCGTTTGTTGCGGGCCCAGTCACGATTTGGGGCGGAACTGGATTCGCTCGCGGATTCGCTGTCGTTCGGCGTGGCGCCTGCGCTTATCCTGTTTCTGTGGTCGTTGCAGGAATTGCCGCGATTTGGCTGGCTGGCGGCATTGGGTCTGGCGATCTGCTGTGTCTTGCGGTTGGCGCGTTTCAATGCGCAGATCGACATGCAGGAACAACCGCATAAATCTGCCGGGTTTCTCACCGGGGTTCCGGCACCGGTGGGGGCGGGGCTGGCCCTGTTGCCGCTTTATCTCTGGCTCGCCAGCGGACGGGATGAATTCCGCGAGCCGCTGGGTGTGGCGATTTGGGTGGCGGCCATCGCGTTCCTGATGATTTCCAATATCGCCACGTTGAGCTGGGCTTCGCTCCGCCTGCGTCGCAGTGTCAGGCTGGAAATGCTGGCACTGGCCGGGCTGGTCTTTGCGGCATTGCTGACCGAGCCCTGGTGGACTTTGGCCGGGTTGTGCGCGGCCTATCTGGCGATCATGCCTTATGGCTTGATCAGCTACGCCCGCATCAGGCGGCAGCGCGCTGCGCGTATTGCTGCGGAACCGGCCGACTGACGCGCCGCGACGGTGTGGTCGGGCGCAGTTTCGGCTGGCGAACGACCTGTTCCATCGATTTGACCGTCACCACGGCAGCTTGCGACGTTTCGCAGATGGCAAGCGCATGCCGCAGTTCGCCATAGGCCAGCCATGCCCGCCGCAGTGACGTGGCGTTGACAGTCAGCGCAACGAATGTGGCGATAGTAAACAGCGCGGTAACAGCGAATGCGATCATGGTCTTGCCCTTTCCCTGCCTGGCGGCGTGGCGACATTCCTGACGACTTGTGGAAAACTTCCTGCGGGAGTAAAACCACGATGCCGTCCTTCGTTGGAACATTTGTTCCCTTTTTGTTCCTGCATGTCAAGCGCAAAAATGATTACGCCGGAATTGCGTGTGCGCTTGGGGGCTGGATTCTTCGGGGGAACGGCGCTAAGGCGCGCCCGCATTCGAGTGAATCGGGCCTGATTTTCAGGCTTTTCACGCGGGCGCAAATCCACATGGGAAGCGCACATACCGGTGCCGCAGCGGACGCATTCCGCACGGTTCCAGCTTCCCAGAGGTACAACCGGAAAGGAAATGACTATGGCGGCTCCTACCGTCACGATGCAGCAATTGATTGAGGCCGGCGCACACTTCGGCCACCAGACCCACCGTTGGAACCCGCGCATGAAGCCGTATATCTTCGGCGCGCGCAACGGCGTTCACATCATCGATCTTTCGCAGACCGTTCCGCTTTTTGCGCGTGCGCTCGAGTTCGTTTCGGCCACAGTGCAGGCTGGCGGCAAGGTTCTGTTTGTCGGCACCAAGCGTCAGGCGCAGGAACCGATTGCACAGGCCGCGCGCGGCTGCGGTCAGCACTTCGTCAACCACCGCTGGCTGGGCGGCATGCTCACCAACTGGAAGACGATCTCGGGTTCGATCAAGCGTCTGAAGACGCTGGAAGAACGCCTTTCGGGTGACACCGCTGGTCTGACCAAGAAGGAAGTTCTTCAGATGACTCGCGAACGCGATAAGCTGGAGCTTTCGCTGGGCGGTATCCGCGACATGGGTGGCATTCCGGACGTGATGTTCGTGATTGACGCCAACAAGGAAGAACTGGCGATCAAGGAAGCGAACGTTCTGGGTATTCCGGTCGTTGCGATTCTCGACTCGAACGTCGATCCCTCGGGCATTGCTTTCCCGGTTCCGGGTAACGACGATGCCAGCCGTGCGATCCGCCTTTACTGCGATGCGATTGCCCAGGCTGCCCAGAAGGGTGGTCATGCGGCAGTGGTCGATTCGGGTGCGGACATCGGCGAACTGGCCGAACCCCCGGTCGAAGCAGTCGCTTCCGCAGAAGCGTAATCGATCTGGCATAATTGCCGATTAATGCGCCGGGCCGCTGGGCGGCCTGGCGCCCGAATTTTTCCACGAGGTATTATCATGGCTGCTTACACTGCCACTGACGTCAAGAACCTGCGCGAACGTACCGGCGCGGGCATGATGGACTGCAAGAAGGCTCTGGACGAAACCAACGGCGATCTGGAAGCTGCGGTTGACGCGCTGCGCGCCAAGGGTCTCGCTGCCGCTGCCAAGAAATCCAGCCGTACCGCGGCTGAAGGTCTGGTCGGCGTTGCGGTCGAAGGCACCAAGGGTGTTGCGGTTGAAGTGAACTCGGAAACCGACTTCGTTGCCAAGAACGACCAGTTCCAGGATTTCGTCCGCAAGACGACCGCCGTGGCGCTTGGTCTGGGCGCGGACGATGTGGAAGCGCTCAAGGGCGCGGCGTACCCCGATGGCGGCACGGTGGGCGACAAGCTGACCAACAATGTCGCAACCATCGGCGAAAACCAGCAGGTCCGCCGGATGAAGACCGTTTCGGTCAGCCAGGGCGTGATCGTTCCCTACATGCACAATGCCGCTGCCGACAATCTCGG
This genomic window from Caenibius tardaugens NBRC 16725 contains:
- the kdpA gene encoding potassium-transporting ATPase subunit KdpA, giving the protein MTIQGWILILGFTAVLVALTKPVGMWLFALYEGRRTPFHAVLGPLERGFYKLAGIDPAAEQNWRTYAVHMLLFQIATWLFTYAMLRLQAVLPMNPRGLESMGADGAFNTAISFTANTNWQWYSGEVALSNLSQMLGLTIHNFLSAATGIAIAFALFRGFARHGEGGDTGRNQATLGNFWADLTRITLYLLLPICVGYALFLVASGVPQTFTSLVEATTLEGARQSIVLGPVASQEAIKLLGTNGGGFFNANSAHPFENPTALTNFAEMLSIFVIGAGMTWCFGKAVGNTRQGWAIFSAMLILFLAGTTIVYWQEAAGNPMLHQLGVAGGNMEGKELRFGIAASALFSVVTTAASCGAVNAMHDSFTALGGMIPLFNMQLGEIVIGGVGAGIYGFLLFALLAVFVAGLMVGRTPEYVGKKIEAREVKLAVLAIAMLPLCILGFTTLAAVTPQGLAGPLNAGPHGFSEILYAFSSATGNNGSAFAGITSGTPFYNGLLGAAMWIGRFFVIIPVLAIAGSLAAKKYTPETTGSFPTTGGLWIGLLVGIILIVGGLTFLPSLALGPVADHLAVASGQLF
- a CDS encoding phosphotransferase family protein; the encoded protein is MNDQDTFGGTAAVRDGFAFDTAALARWMDDNVEGYAGPLQVEQFKGGQSNPTYKLITPGRDYVMRRKPPGQLVKGAHAIDREARVIGALGGTGFPVARLYGLCMDDNVIGTWFYIMEMVEGRNFWDATFPDLSRDERPAYFDAMVSALAQLHSLDHVALGLEDFGKPGNYFERQISRWSRQYLDDPEAGRSADMDWLIEWLPGNIPEGDETSLIHGDFRCDNMIFHPTEPRIRAVLDWELSTLGHPLGDFGHHAMMYHMPPHIVAGLGGADISDLNIPGEDQYLARYCELTGRTDIPYWNFYLAFNFFRLGAILHGIKGRYLRGTASSEQAKRRGDAFPLLGEIGRGLAQGG
- a CDS encoding CDP-alcohol phosphatidyltransferase family protein → MSEGPRQYGLTGLPRGLTLRALVPNAITVAALCSGLTGIRFGIDGNWTMAIIAVILAGLLDGIDGRIARLLRAQSRFGAELDSLADSLSFGVAPALILFLWSLQELPRFGWLAALGLAICCVLRLARFNAQIDMQEQPHKSAGFLTGVPAPVGAGLALLPLYLWLASGRDEFREPLGVAIWVAAIAFLMISNIATLSWASLRLRRSVRLEMLALAGLVFAALLTEPWWTLAGLCAAYLAIMPYGLISYARIRRQRAARIAAEPAD
- a CDS encoding phosphatidylserine decarboxylase; this translates as MPGELLDNKGRGEAAWRWPAIHPEGRKFALIAAAVCVVTAFLAWETVAWPLAVLTLCILAFFRDPERVVPQDPACVIAPADGLVSLIQQVPPPRELQLADGTGAPALGSEPVTRISIFMSVFDVHINRAPISGTIRRVIYLPGKFLNADLDKASEENERQHILIERSDGVAIAFTQIAGLVARRIVPFVKTGDTMAVGQRVGLIRFGSRVDVYLPQGTDAKVVLGQKVVAGETVLAELGKQQLIEGIAQ
- the rpsB gene encoding 30S ribosomal protein S2 — its product is MAAPTVTMQQLIEAGAHFGHQTHRWNPRMKPYIFGARNGVHIIDLSQTVPLFARALEFVSATVQAGGKVLFVGTKRQAQEPIAQAARGCGQHFVNHRWLGGMLTNWKTISGSIKRLKTLEERLSGDTAGLTKKEVLQMTRERDKLELSLGGIRDMGGIPDVMFVIDANKEELAIKEANVLGIPVVAILDSNVDPSGIAFPVPGNDDASRAIRLYCDAIAQAAQKGGHAAVVDSGADIGELAEPPVEAVASAEA
- the tsf gene encoding translation elongation factor Ts, which translates into the protein MAAYTATDVKNLRERTGAGMMDCKKALDETNGDLEAAVDALRAKGLAAAAKKSSRTAAEGLVGVAVEGTKGVAVEVNSETDFVAKNDQFQDFVRKTTAVALGLGADDVEALKGAAYPDGGTVGDKLTNNVATIGENQQVRRMKTVSVSQGVIVPYMHNAAADNLGKIGVLVALESEAPAAVLEPLGKQLAMHIAAAFPQALDASGLDADVIERERAIAREKAAESGKPENVQEKMVEGAVAKFAKENALLSQLFVMDNKTPIAQVVEQAGKEAGAKIVLKDYVRFQLGEGIEKEESDFAAEVAAAVAG
- the kdpF gene encoding K(+)-transporting ATPase subunit F; the encoded protein is MTIELILAGATALGLLAYLIAALLRPERF
- a CDS encoding SDR family NAD(P)-dependent oxidoreductase, which codes for MHDLHGRTCLITGASSGLGMHFARLFARQGAHLVLGARRVEPMETLVAELRANGAEAIAVPLDVADETSVIAALDAAESAFGPVDTIIANAGVTAAGRSTETPLSALKTIFDTNVIGVFLTAREGAKRMIAADSRATGRGRILLIGSITADQTGDGTSAYSASKAAVAHLGRNLAQEWVRQGINVNVIQPGYILTEMAHDWFQTDAGKAQIASFNRRRLQPAESLDDMAVYLCSDASLHMTGAVITIDDGQSV